One part of the Paenibacillus silvisoli genome encodes these proteins:
- a CDS encoding glycoside hydrolase family 125 protein, with product MKLPSSIQRVLATAEKELADHPKLLHMFKQCFPNTLETTTRLLEDGTSFVFTGDIPAMWLRDSSAQVRPYIQLASGDPELAAVIEGLLKRQFRCILIDPYANAFNEEANDNRYENDITELPAPNPWVWERKYEIDSLCYPIQIGFLFWKQTGSTGAFDGAFREAAARIVQLWRVEQKHMEESPYRFTRTSGPPSDTIHNNGMGEPVGYTGMTWSGFRPSDDACAYGYLVPANMFASVVLGYLAEIAAEVLADEELQREALSLKADIDRGIQSFGIYKHPVYGDMYAYETDGLGHYTLMDDANVPSLLSIPYLGYAAKDDPIYLNTRRFILSKDNPYYYEGSRAKGIGSPHTPPRYIWHISLVMQALTSTDEQEIAELVKLLIDTDGNTGFMHEGFHVDEPTQFTRSWFAWANTLFGELILKLINENKLHAMLAPHSEEAPIGG from the coding sequence ATGAAATTGCCATCATCGATCCAGCGCGTTCTCGCTACCGCGGAGAAAGAACTGGCCGACCACCCGAAGCTGCTGCACATGTTCAAGCAGTGCTTCCCGAATACGCTGGAGACGACGACCCGTCTGCTGGAAGACGGCACGTCGTTCGTGTTTACGGGCGACATTCCCGCCATGTGGCTGCGCGATTCCAGCGCGCAAGTCAGACCTTACATTCAGCTCGCTTCCGGGGATCCGGAGCTGGCCGCGGTCATCGAAGGGCTGCTGAAGCGCCAATTCCGCTGCATCCTCATCGATCCGTACGCCAACGCGTTCAACGAAGAGGCGAACGACAACCGATACGAAAATGACATCACGGAACTGCCCGCCCCGAATCCGTGGGTATGGGAGCGCAAATACGAAATCGATTCGCTCTGCTATCCGATTCAGATCGGCTTCCTGTTCTGGAAGCAGACGGGCAGCACCGGCGCATTCGATGGCGCGTTCCGCGAAGCGGCGGCGCGCATCGTACAGCTGTGGCGCGTCGAACAGAAGCATATGGAGGAATCGCCATACCGGTTCACGCGGACGTCCGGACCGCCTAGCGACACCATTCACAACAACGGAATGGGCGAGCCGGTCGGCTACACAGGCATGACCTGGTCCGGCTTCCGTCCTAGCGACGATGCTTGCGCGTACGGCTACCTCGTTCCGGCCAATATGTTCGCGAGCGTCGTGCTGGGCTACTTGGCCGAAATCGCCGCAGAGGTGCTGGCCGATGAGGAGCTGCAGCGCGAGGCGCTCTCGCTGAAGGCCGACATTGACCGCGGAATACAGAGCTTCGGCATCTACAAGCATCCGGTATACGGGGACATGTATGCCTATGAAACGGACGGACTTGGCCATTACACGCTGATGGACGATGCCAACGTACCGAGCCTTCTGTCAATCCCTTACCTAGGCTATGCGGCGAAGGACGACCCGATTTACTTGAACACGCGCCGGTTCATCCTGAGCAAGGACAACCCGTATTACTACGAGGGCAGCCGTGCCAAAGGGATCGGAAGCCCGCATACGCCGCCGCGCTACATTTGGCATATCAGTTTGGTTATGCAGGCTTTGACATCGACGGACGAGCAGGAAATCGCGGAGCTGGTCAAGCTTCTGATCGATACCGACGGCAATACCGGCTTCATGCATGAAGGCTTTCATGTGGATGAACCGACGCAATTTACGAGATCGTGGTTCGCTTGGGCAAACACGCTGTTCGGCGAGCTGATCCTGAAACTTATCAACGAGAATAAACTGCACGCTATGCTGGCACCGCATAGTGAAGAAGCGCCTATTGGAGGGTAA
- a CDS encoding ABC transporter permease, with protein MAQTWLKMRRSWELYLLILLPIAYLIIFKYIPMFGVIIAFKDFNVIKGILGSPWVGFKHFENLFQSPNFPVLIKNTIIISFYSLLAGFPIPILLALALNEIRTGFFKKSVQMITYAPHFISTVVMVSIIILMLSPHVGVVERIFTFLGLPTTNFMGEPGLFKSIYVWSGVWQEMGYASIIYIAALAGVDPSLYEAARMDGASRFKKILHIDLPSLLPITITMLILSLGNLMAVGFEKIFLMQNPLNLSTSEVISTYVYKVGLLGANFSFSSAVGLFNSVINLLLLIAVNAIARRVSQNSLW; from the coding sequence ATGGCACAAACGTGGTTAAAAATGAGGAGAAGCTGGGAGCTGTATCTCCTGATTTTGCTTCCGATCGCTTATCTGATCATCTTTAAATACATCCCGATGTTCGGCGTAATCATTGCATTTAAAGACTTCAACGTCATTAAAGGCATACTGGGCAGCCCTTGGGTCGGCTTCAAGCATTTCGAGAACCTGTTCCAATCGCCGAACTTTCCGGTACTGATTAAGAACACCATCATTATCAGCTTCTATTCCTTGCTGGCCGGCTTCCCGATTCCGATCCTGCTGGCGCTGGCGCTGAACGAAATTCGGACAGGCTTCTTCAAAAAGTCGGTTCAAATGATCACCTACGCGCCTCACTTCATTTCGACGGTCGTCATGGTATCGATCATTATTCTGATGTTGTCGCCGCACGTCGGCGTCGTGGAGCGAATCTTCACCTTCCTTGGGCTGCCGACGACGAACTTCATGGGCGAGCCCGGCTTGTTCAAATCGATTTACGTCTGGTCCGGCGTATGGCAGGAGATGGGGTACGCCTCCATCATCTATATCGCGGCTTTGGCCGGCGTCGATCCTTCGCTCTATGAAGCGGCGCGCATGGACGGAGCTTCCCGATTCAAGAAGATTCTTCACATCGACTTGCCGTCCTTGCTTCCGATTACGATCACGATGCTGATCCTGAGTCTCGGCAACTTGATGGCGGTTGGCTTCGAGAAAATCTTCCTGATGCAAAATCCGCTCAACTTGAGCACCTCCGAAGTTATTTCGACCTACGTGTACAAGGTGGGCTTGCTCGGAGCGAACTTCAGCTTCTCGTCCGCGGTCGGACTATTCAACTCCGTGATTAACTTGCTGCTGCTAATCGCCGTCAATGCGATTGCGCGCCGGGTTTCACAGAACAGCTTGTGGTAG
- a CDS encoding AraC family transcriptional regulator yields the protein MKEDYLLQVQTTIEYVEAHLAEELTLSRLAGVAGFSDFHFHRVFLSMAGETVMEYVRKRRLALAAKQVACSDAKLLDIALDNGFQNHETFTRAFKRMFSMTPAEYRKQGIKPPSYARLNVLQRKFNPYLGGIRMEYRLVTKPAFKVIGYELQTSTNDGENHRQIPAFWQEYLKNGWSPRIPNRIHKDSPVELGICHGFDMASGQFKYLIGMEAEHFENVPEDLVCREFDAAEYAVFSTPKVTPDQFSNSIQSTWGSIFGEWFPHSGYEHAGTSEFELYDYRCGPGNELWQMDIYVPVKRKGA from the coding sequence GTGAAAGAGGACTATCTGCTGCAGGTTCAAACGACGATCGAATACGTGGAAGCGCATCTGGCGGAGGAGCTGACATTGTCGCGGCTTGCGGGGGTCGCGGGGTTCTCCGACTTTCATTTCCACCGCGTTTTCCTGTCCATGGCGGGAGAAACCGTGATGGAATACGTGCGCAAACGGCGATTGGCGTTGGCGGCGAAGCAGGTAGCCTGCTCGGATGCAAAGCTGCTCGACATTGCGTTGGACAATGGCTTTCAAAATCACGAAACGTTTACCCGCGCGTTCAAGCGCATGTTCAGCATGACGCCGGCCGAATACCGCAAGCAGGGCATCAAGCCCCCTTCGTACGCTAGGCTGAACGTGCTGCAACGCAAATTCAATCCATATCTGGGAGGCATCCGCATGGAGTACCGTCTAGTTACGAAACCCGCTTTCAAAGTGATTGGCTACGAGCTTCAAACGTCGACGAACGACGGCGAGAACCATCGCCAAATTCCGGCGTTCTGGCAGGAGTACTTGAAGAACGGCTGGTCGCCGCGCATTCCGAACCGCATCCATAAGGACAGCCCGGTCGAGCTCGGCATTTGCCACGGCTTCGATATGGCGTCCGGTCAGTTCAAGTACCTTATCGGCATGGAAGCCGAGCATTTCGAAAACGTGCCCGAGGATCTCGTCTGCCGCGAGTTCGACGCTGCCGAATACGCCGTGTTCTCCACGCCGAAGGTGACGCCAGACCAGTTCTCGAACTCGATCCAGAGCACGTGGGGCTCGATTTTCGGCGAATGGTTCCCGCACTCGGGCTACGAGCATGCCGGCACCTCGGAGTTCGAGCTGTACGACTACCGCTGCGGCCCGGGCAACGAGCTGTGGCAGATGGACATTTATGTCCCGGTCAAGCGCAAGGGCGCTTAA
- a CDS encoding alpha-L-fucosidase — MSETVHEVENGVHNFSSEKEYVKPTNPVTLERLEWFQDQKLALMMHWGPYSQIGMVESWILSDEDGDWSRNDVDWTNDYEEMKREYFDLNKTFNPFRFEPEKWAEAAAEGGFKYLIFTTKHHDGFCMWDTHTTDYRVTGKETPFHMHKYADICKHVFDAFRDKGLAIASYFSKADWHTPYYWTPGMERGRHTWRGPSYNPAEHPSLWEKFVQFTHDQIMELMTRYGRIDILWLDAGWVRDGGRVNQDIRLGELVERARQTQPWLLSADRTVGGAYENYVTPEQTIPDRPLHVPWESCITIGTSFSFKFEDKYKSARQLVHILMEVVAKGGNLALNVGPQPDGRLPAGALKSMKELGAWMKTYGEAVYGTRICAPYYTGNSAFTRKGDTVYCTYLYANEDAQVSQQIRIPYTDAVTGIELVGTDEAVEYTQDGEGITLQLPASQLGGQAPIAHVFRMSTK, encoded by the coding sequence ATGAGCGAAACCGTACACGAAGTGGAAAATGGCGTCCATAATTTCAGCAGCGAGAAGGAATACGTGAAACCGACCAATCCGGTCACGCTGGAGCGGCTGGAATGGTTCCAGGACCAGAAGCTCGCGCTGATGATGCACTGGGGCCCGTATTCGCAAATCGGGATGGTGGAATCGTGGATTTTGAGCGACGAGGACGGCGATTGGTCCCGAAACGACGTCGATTGGACGAATGATTATGAGGAAATGAAACGCGAATACTTCGACCTCAACAAAACGTTCAATCCGTTCCGGTTCGAGCCGGAGAAATGGGCGGAAGCGGCTGCCGAGGGCGGCTTCAAATATTTGATTTTCACGACGAAGCATCATGACGGCTTCTGCATGTGGGATACCCACACGACGGATTATCGCGTTACGGGCAAGGAAACGCCTTTCCACATGCACAAGTACGCCGATATTTGCAAACACGTCTTCGATGCGTTCCGCGACAAAGGGCTTGCCATCGCATCCTATTTCTCCAAAGCGGACTGGCATACGCCGTACTACTGGACGCCGGGCATGGAGAGAGGCCGTCATACGTGGCGCGGACCTTCCTACAATCCGGCGGAGCATCCGTCGTTGTGGGAGAAATTCGTTCAGTTCACGCACGATCAAATTATGGAGCTGATGACGCGTTACGGCCGAATCGATATTTTGTGGCTCGATGCGGGCTGGGTACGAGACGGCGGCCGCGTGAATCAGGATATCCGTCTGGGCGAACTCGTCGAGCGCGCGCGTCAAACGCAGCCATGGCTGCTGTCGGCCGACCGCACGGTAGGCGGCGCTTACGAGAACTACGTCACGCCGGAGCAGACGATTCCGGACCGTCCGCTCCATGTGCCATGGGAGAGCTGCATCACGATCGGCACGTCGTTCTCGTTCAAATTCGAGGACAAGTACAAATCGGCTCGCCAGCTCGTCCATATTCTGATGGAGGTCGTCGCCAAAGGCGGCAACTTAGCGCTCAATGTCGGGCCGCAGCCTGACGGCCGTTTGCCGGCCGGCGCGCTGAAAAGCATGAAGGAGCTCGGCGCTTGGATGAAAACCTACGGCGAAGCGGTATACGGCACGCGGATTTGCGCACCGTATTACACGGGCAATAGCGCGTTCACGCGCAAGGGCGATACCGTTTACTGTACCTATCTGTACGCAAACGAGGATGCGCAAGTGTCGCAGCAAATCCGCATTCCGTATACGGATGCGGTAACGGGCATCGAGCTCGTCGGCACCGACGAAGCGGTCGAATATACGCAGGACGGCGAAGGCATTACGCTGCAGCTTCCGGCAAGCCAGCTGGGCGGACAAGCGCCGATCGCGCACGTCTTCCGTATGAGCACGAAGTAA
- a CDS encoding helix-turn-helix domain-containing protein — translation MNSNWFRKLLLSYLPAFFVVVTILFVVFFQTLNEQNRKEAIKANQFLAQQVVLFTDNALKTLDYRVLRDILTTEQLRTFFNTDLDDVYGNIQATKLMDDWKLNYSIIDSVYFIRLKDQFIIGDGSGMKADFLDTPFIQPYIQGELKTGEWTGKRSFQTYPAEKAVDVISIVQDYPHFSTEKKGYVVVNVSLSKLKRTITPMYNPDQTYIRFNDTQGRSLIDDSQSGDGTRTVLSRYVSPYTDWVVESGPADDGLSRIALHFYNVWVVIAIVAVLLGVLWVVHVTRRNYKPISQLVSLIRASSLIKPEDGKTANNEFGFIRGALEHLMEETTKTREQNKETVILQKKHRFHEAVEGSAPVRETEWQADLLRFSINPAGAGSFVMSLEIDRYQQFVQTYHHQDQSILKFVLSSVTQEMAGLNGATVWAEWVSDRRLAAIVWVPDEAEGLELSFQIGEQIVEWVSANLSFTVTIGVHGMAASLEEIRSSHEIAGNLLQYKAVLGIGRLLRPTELDASKLRVHDYFGTIHALSQAIRLADNGWRKNLDELFDQIQDAISSRKEIESFLQFLHQQLTRVFLELPKDARNVWKDTDAELLELGRTWETAAELQQGCSQIFESAVAKLQALKDSQRTRAVIGDIRAYIEEHFANPELSLDHLSDKFNLQAKNISKLFKEESGGNFVDFLIGLRMDKAKQLLLGTELSLQEISLQVGYFNYNSFNRAFKNVAGLSPSDYRKQHASR, via the coding sequence ATGAACAGCAATTGGTTCCGTAAATTACTTTTATCTTATCTACCCGCGTTTTTCGTCGTTGTCACCATTCTGTTCGTCGTCTTCTTCCAGACGCTGAACGAGCAGAACCGCAAGGAAGCCATTAAAGCGAACCAATTTCTGGCTCAGCAGGTCGTGCTCTTTACGGATAACGCGCTCAAGACGCTGGATTACCGCGTCCTGCGCGATATTCTGACAACGGAGCAGCTGAGGACGTTCTTCAACACGGACTTGGATGACGTCTACGGCAACATTCAGGCAACCAAGCTGATGGACGATTGGAAGCTCAATTATTCGATTATCGATTCCGTTTATTTTATCCGGTTAAAGGATCAGTTCATCATTGGCGACGGATCCGGGATGAAGGCGGATTTTCTGGATACGCCGTTTATTCAGCCGTACATTCAAGGCGAGTTGAAAACAGGGGAATGGACCGGGAAACGCAGCTTTCAGACGTATCCGGCGGAGAAAGCCGTGGACGTCATCTCGATCGTGCAGGACTACCCGCATTTCTCTACTGAGAAAAAAGGTTATGTCGTCGTCAATGTCAGCTTGTCCAAGCTGAAACGGACGATTACGCCGATGTACAATCCGGATCAGACCTACATCCGGTTCAACGACACGCAAGGCCGCAGCCTGATCGACGACAGCCAATCGGGCGATGGAACGAGAACCGTGCTCTCGCGTTACGTTTCGCCGTATACGGATTGGGTTGTCGAAAGCGGCCCAGCCGACGATGGACTTTCGCGGATCGCGCTTCACTTCTACAACGTATGGGTCGTCATTGCGATCGTGGCCGTCCTGCTCGGCGTTCTCTGGGTCGTTCATGTGACGCGCCGCAACTATAAGCCGATCAGCCAGCTTGTGTCGCTCATTCGAGCCAGTTCGCTGATCAAGCCCGAGGACGGGAAAACGGCGAACAACGAATTCGGCTTTATCCGCGGCGCGCTGGAGCATTTGATGGAGGAGACGACCAAGACCCGGGAGCAGAATAAAGAGACGGTCATCCTTCAGAAGAAGCACCGGTTTCACGAGGCGGTCGAAGGGAGCGCGCCGGTCCGCGAAACGGAGTGGCAGGCGGATCTGCTCCGCTTCAGCATTAATCCGGCCGGAGCGGGAAGCTTCGTGATGTCGCTTGAGATCGACCGTTACCAGCAGTTCGTGCAGACCTACCACCATCAGGATCAATCGATTCTGAAATTCGTGCTTTCGAGCGTCACGCAGGAGATGGCCGGCCTCAACGGGGCGACGGTGTGGGCCGAATGGGTATCGGACCGCAGGCTGGCGGCTATCGTTTGGGTGCCGGATGAAGCGGAAGGCTTGGAGCTGAGCTTCCAAATCGGGGAGCAAATCGTGGAGTGGGTCAGCGCGAATTTAAGCTTTACGGTGACGATCGGCGTACACGGCATGGCCGCGAGCCTGGAGGAAATCCGCAGCTCGCACGAGATCGCGGGCAACCTGCTGCAATATAAAGCGGTGCTTGGCATCGGGCGGCTGCTTCGCCCGACGGAGCTGGACGCGTCGAAGCTTCGCGTACACGATTATTTCGGCACGATCCACGCGTTATCGCAGGCGATCCGGCTGGCGGATAACGGATGGAGGAAAAATCTCGACGAGCTGTTCGATCAGATTCAAGATGCGATCTCGTCGCGCAAGGAAATCGAGAGCTTCCTGCAGTTTCTGCATCAGCAGCTGACCCGGGTGTTCCTGGAGCTGCCGAAGGATGCGAGGAATGTATGGAAGGATACCGACGCGGAGCTGCTGGAGCTCGGACGAACCTGGGAAACGGCCGCCGAATTGCAGCAGGGCTGCTCGCAAATTTTCGAGAGCGCCGTCGCCAAGCTGCAAGCGCTCAAGGATTCGCAGCGGACGCGCGCGGTCATCGGCGATATTCGGGCGTATATCGAGGAGCATTTCGCGAATCCGGAGCTCTCGCTCGACCATCTCAGCGATAAGTTCAACCTGCAGGCGAAGAACATCAGCAAGCTGTTCAAGGAGGAGTCGGGCGGCAACTTCGTCGACTTCCTCATCGGACTCCGGATGGACAAAGCCAAGCAGCTGCTGCTCGGCACGGAATTATCGCTGCAGGAGATCAGCCTGCAGGTCGGTTATTTTAACTATAATTCGTTTAACCGGGCGTTCAAGAACGTGGCAGGCCTTTCACCGAGCGACTATCGCAAGCAGCATGCGAGCCGGTGA
- a CDS encoding glycoside hydrolase family 35 protein, producing the protein MFAIEGNSFMIDGKPIRLLSGAMHYFRIVPGYWRDRLLKLKACGLNTVETYVAWNVHEPREGEFRFDGMADVAAFIEAAGDLGLHVIVRPSPYICAEWEFGGLPAWLLADSGMQLRCSDPAFLKKVDAYYDELIPRLKPLLRTNGGPIIAVQIENEYGSYGNDAQYLKHLEQALRKRGIDVPLFTSDGPTDALLQGGSVPGVLATANFGSQPVSSFAKLQDYQPEGPLMCMEYWNGWFDHWGKPHHTRDAEEAAKVLDEMLAAGASVNFYMFHGGTNFGFYNGANCQERDLYEPTATSYDYDAPLDETGQPTAKYAAVREVIGRYAELGPLELPPAAPRHGYGKVELSEEAELFRQLDALSFPIRSATPLTMEKAGQAYGFILYSTTVSGPRPAERLTIQDVRDRALVFVDGVYQGVIERAQTQQTLMLEIPAGGARLDILVENMGRINYGPYLRDCKGITEGVRLGFQFLFDWTIRPLPLEDLSKLNFTSGSAETQQQEQRPRFYRGTFQVDACADTFLNMAGWTKGVAFLNGFNLGRYWSKGPQQTLYVPAPLLREGSNEIILFELHAALQEASVTLTGAPILDSGKSGKSANQ; encoded by the coding sequence ATGTTTGCGATCGAAGGGAATTCATTTATGATTGACGGCAAGCCGATTCGGCTTCTGTCCGGTGCCATGCATTATTTTCGAATCGTACCGGGCTATTGGAGAGATCGATTATTGAAGCTGAAGGCCTGCGGCCTGAATACGGTAGAAACTTATGTCGCGTGGAATGTGCACGAGCCGCGCGAGGGGGAGTTCCGCTTCGACGGGATGGCGGATGTCGCCGCCTTTATTGAAGCTGCGGGCGATCTAGGGCTGCATGTCATTGTGCGCCCGAGCCCTTATATTTGCGCCGAATGGGAGTTCGGCGGACTGCCGGCCTGGCTGCTGGCCGATTCCGGCATGCAGCTGCGCTGCAGCGATCCGGCGTTTCTGAAGAAAGTCGACGCGTACTACGACGAGCTGATTCCGCGCTTGAAGCCGCTGCTCCGCACGAACGGCGGGCCGATTATCGCGGTGCAAATCGAGAATGAATACGGCAGCTACGGTAACGACGCGCAGTATTTGAAGCATTTGGAGCAGGCGCTGCGGAAGCGCGGTATCGATGTGCCGCTGTTCACCTCCGACGGGCCGACCGACGCGCTGCTGCAGGGCGGGTCCGTTCCCGGCGTGCTGGCGACGGCCAATTTCGGCTCCCAGCCGGTATCTTCGTTCGCGAAGCTGCAGGACTATCAGCCGGAAGGGCCGCTCATGTGCATGGAGTATTGGAACGGCTGGTTCGACCATTGGGGCAAGCCGCACCATACCCGCGACGCCGAGGAAGCCGCCAAGGTGCTGGACGAAATGCTGGCGGCCGGCGCATCGGTCAATTTCTATATGTTCCATGGCGGCACGAATTTCGGCTTCTATAACGGGGCGAACTGCCAGGAACGGGACCTCTACGAGCCGACGGCGACCAGCTACGATTACGACGCGCCGCTGGACGAGACGGGTCAGCCGACCGCCAAGTACGCGGCCGTTCGCGAGGTCATCGGGCGTTACGCCGAGCTCGGACCGCTGGAGCTGCCCCCGGCAGCTCCCCGTCATGGCTATGGCAAGGTCGAGCTGAGCGAAGAAGCAGAGCTGTTCCGTCAATTGGATGCGCTGTCCTTTCCCATTCGCTCAGCCACGCCGCTGACGATGGAGAAAGCCGGACAAGCATACGGATTTATTCTATATTCCACGACCGTTTCCGGACCGCGTCCGGCGGAACGGCTTACGATCCAGGATGTTCGCGACCGCGCGCTCGTATTCGTAGACGGCGTCTATCAAGGCGTGATCGAACGGGCGCAAACGCAGCAAACGCTCATGCTCGAAATTCCGGCCGGCGGCGCCAGACTCGATATCCTCGTGGAAAATATGGGACGCATCAATTACGGACCGTATTTGCGCGACTGCAAAGGCATCACGGAAGGCGTGCGTCTCGGCTTCCAGTTTCTCTTCGATTGGACGATCCGTCCGCTGCCGCTTGAGGATCTGTCGAAGTTGAACTTCACAAGCGGCTCCGCCGAAACGCAGCAACAGGAGCAACGGCCGCGCTTCTACCGCGGAACGTTCCAGGTCGACGCATGTGCCGACACGTTTTTGAATATGGCCGGCTGGACGAAGGGCGTCGCCTTCCTCAATGGCTTCAATCTCGGCCGCTACTGGAGCAAAGGCCCGCAGCAAACGCTGTATGTACCGGCCCCGCTGCTGCGCGAGGGCAGCAACGAGATCATCCTTTTCGAGCTGCATGCCGCGCTTCAAGAGGCGTCGGTTACCCTGACGGGCGCGCCGATCTTGGACAGTGGCAAAAGCGGCAAGAGCGCCAACCAATAA